The Drosophila ananassae strain 14024-0371.13 chromosome 4 unlocalized genomic scaffold, ASM1763931v2 tig00000073, whole genome shotgun sequence sequence AGGTAGGCAAAATTTCTATCTCTATAGTGCGGTTAATCCTAGAAATGGAGAGAGTTCTAGCTTATTTGCACCAAATGTCAACACTGATTGCATGAACATATTTCTTGAGCAGATGTCGCAATATCTAGAAACACGAGAGGCTTTTCTTGTTATGGATTGTGCTAGTTGGCATAggtcaaaaaatttaaaggtacctaaaaatatcgatattatatACCTACCTCCGTACTCACCTGAGCTAAATCCTGTTGAGAGGCTTTGGTTATATATAAAACAGAACATTTTGCGCAATAAAATATACGATACAATTGCTCTGCTTGAGGGTGCTTTGTGCAAATTTATTACTTCTCTTGCCAGCTCCACAATTAAACAACTCTGCAATGTCTCCTATTTGACTGGCCAACAATGAGAGTTGGTATGAGAGGTTGTCCGGAAACTAGTAAATTCAAGCATATTCCCTCTTTAACATAACCCTACTCATAGCTAGGTATATGAAATTCTCAGTGGATGTTGTGAGTAAATCATACTCCTTCGATAGCCTTCTATTCCTATTAACCCAAGCAAAAGTCCTTTCTACAACCCATCTTCTTGGCTGTACTTTAAACCCTTGTTCTCTTGTTGGTAGTAGCTCAGGTGGCGTATCTTTGTGCACCCAAAATCTACATGGAGGCCttttaacaatttcaataTCTATGTCATATTCTTCCTTTATgtgattctttaaatttcttccTTGGTATCCCATGTCAGCccacatttttttaactttagtatattttgttctcatatTGTTTAATGCTATTTTAATACCATCTCTATCATTTTCGTTAGCAGCGCCTACGTAACAACCTAGTATAAAACCCTGAGTGTCTGTAATTATATGCCTTTTTCTACCCTttacttttttacttccatcaTAGCCTTTGATCCCCCCTTTTCTGTAGTCTTTACAGATTGACTATCTACTATACAGGCACTCGGCTGCTCATTCCTTCCTATTTTTCTTCTactatattttgtaatttcataattcattttctcaaaaattccCTGCTTCTTCCATTGCCTGAACTGCTCATACACAGTCTTCCATAGCGGAAAATCATTTGGTAAATACCGCCATTGACACCCTGTACGCAATACATAGAAAATTGCTTCtaatatttctcttttgctATACTTTGGCGGCCTTCCTCCTTTCTTGTATGATACTCTGAAGTGTTTTTCTATTCTTGCCCATTCCCTTTCGCTTAGATCTGTTGGATACTTTTTTCTCATCTTTACCCTGTACTAAAATTTCAGATATTATAGCCTTTTACTTGTTTCCGGACAACCTCTTACTACCACTCATACAAACATGTGCCGGTATTCCACTACAATAATCCCCTATACAAACCACAGCTTTAGCCATACTTAATTAAGGTCGATTCTCTTTGCTTTGAGTTTTATGCCTCTCTTGGTAATCTTCACACTTGATTCTCCAACTCTAAAAGTAATCTTATCAACTACAGATACTTCCAAATGATGGTTTTTCTTGTCATATGATATTTTTGTTCCGtcttcaaataaaaaacaatctaCCTCTTTTTTGCTTTCCGGAGCAGGGTATTTTTGTTGCCATATTCCAGCCAAAATAACTCCTAACGATAGTTCACCTAATGGCGAAAATATTACTACTTGCTCATCAATATTCGGCGCAAACCAACTTCTATCTTCTCCTGCTCTTGCCGTTATCCACGGAAGCCAATCGGTTATAAATTCCCCTACCTTTACCCTTACTCTTGCCTTTTCATAATCTACTTCTTTAATAAGCCCAATACGGATAATATTCGCTAACTTCCTATTTAGCTCTGCAATCGCAAAATTATGGTCTAACATGTGCTTTACCTATTTCGATAACATGTGGCGTAACTCCGCCTGAAAATATTGACTTGCCTACATGGATTTCATGCACCCATTCAACCATCCACACTAGATATGCATCTAATTCTGGCCTAAAATCATCCCCTCCTGCTGATATAAATTCACCTGCTGAAACATTTTCCACGTCCCAAGTATTCTTATTCACTACCCTTGTAATTTCCGCTGCCAGTGACCTTACAACCACCGAGGAATCCTCGACTGTTCCATCAACTATCACTTCTAACAAACTCCCTATATTAGTTcatgtttttttgttaaaacaTAACCAAGTTCACTGGCCTTTTTGCTTAAATTTTTCAATACTCTCTCCTTATATAGTTTCTCATAGTAGTCAATCCCTTTCTCAACATACTCTTGTCCATGCTTTAGCATACTGTAAAAGATACATGCTAATTTCCTTGCCGTAGCAGTAATCGCTTTTGGTGCACCTAGTCGTTTCTTTAATCTTCTACAATATGCACCTATTCCGCTGTTGCTTCTTGATACACAGTGAGCAGCCATTCGAAATGCATTCGCAGCACGATTAATGACTCTACACGTTCTTGTGCTAAACACTTTTTCTCCTGTAATTTTATTAGCAGGACTGAGTCCCAACCACGACGAAAAGTGCTTTTCTGTTGGCCATTTATTGTGATTTATACCAGTTTCTGAAATTATGGTTTGTATGCTTAATGCATCAAGCCCTGGAACTTTAGTGAAATCCATACCTGTTACTCTATGCAATTCCTCATGTATAGAAAAGTTTGGCCTGTTTTTTGTAGACCTATTCTTTATTTTACTACATTGCTTATTTCCACAGAATTTTGTTTCAAATGTTTTATAGTAATTCTCTATATTTTCATCACACTCTGCTATTTTTTCCTGGTAAATATTATATAGCTCAAGTTCTTGTTTTAATACAAACAAATGTTCTTCTCTATAGTCTCCTGTTAATGCTTTTGCTATAGTAGCTTTATCATTCTTTATATTCGAGCTTCTGAATTCAGCCAATTTCTCAGGATTTTTTTCGCCTTCAATTATAGCCTCAATGATTTTCATACCAGTCACTCCAGTAATATTGCTAATAACCTTGTGTAATTGAATATTCATTTGAATTAATGCCTTCTGCATACGCAGAACATGCGTGGATGCACTCTCAGTAAGTTTTTTACGTTGCCGCACATAACTACGCAATACACACATCTGATTATCTGGTCTAAATGATCCACGAAGCAATCCGTAGCTATGCAATTGTTGAAGCCATTGGCAATCTTGAACGTCAGACTTCCTGCCAGGTACATTCTTTACATGTCGTGCATTTACCAACTTGACCTCGAATTCATATGATTCAAGTATTTGAAATAAAGAAATCCAGTACACTCCTGTTGATTCCATTGCCACAGTTGTAACTTTGCACTTCTTCAACCAGCGTGCCAAATTATGAAGGTCTGCAGTAAAGCAGCCAAATTTCTGAACACGTTGTTTATCTCTTCCCTCAGGTACGCATACATAGTGTACGGCTGAACCAATGTCTATTCCTGATGCATTCGGATTCACTATTTCTAATTTACTTTTTGCTTTTGTCATGTCAAATTCCTCCTATATAACTTATAATGGAGAAGCGCTTCAGCTTGGGGACGGTTAGATTATACAATCTTCTAAGCGAGGTAGTCTAAAAGACTCCATCAATAGTTTAACCGTTTCCTCCAAAACCATGCTTGCCTGCGGGCACTTATGGCACCATTGGATAGTCCGGTTATAACTGCAAAAGCGCTTCCACAAAATTATACTCAAAGACTGTTAAAAGCATAAGTAATGGAGTTTCTTCATCGTTTAACAGATTTTATCTGTTCGTTGCTTGCCTCAAATCTTGCTCTTAGTGCTAATTCCTCTGTTCCCGGATCTTTCCCTGGTTCTAAACTTGCAAGCTCTACAAACACTGCTGGCGCTATTATTTCTCGACGTACCGCTCTATACACTTCACATGTCTGTATTGCTGGTATCTCTTCCCTGAGCTTATTACAGATTGCCTGATGTAAATTTCCCCAGAACATTATTTCATATAACTCATTTGCTGATCAAAATACTTCTCAAATACTCTTTCTACTTCATTATCAACTAACTCTTTCATTGTTTCCCGAGCTTGcgtgtttattttaatttcatcTATTGGCAAAGACGTGGTATACCTTCTTTTGAATATTCCTATATGACCATTTTTCATTGTTGCTATAAATGCTCCTTCATATGTACGGCTTCCTACTTTTGCTCCTATCTTTGTCTGTTTTATACTCCCAAGTTTTGCTACTCCTATCTACTGCGAACTGAGCTTTACTATCGACCATAAACGCTTTCTATTTGCTTTATCCACACTTAACTTTTTTCTCATTgctttttttggtatttgtttttcttcgCTAACTTGTTTAACAGTTTGCGATCTTACCCATAGTGCTGTTTTGTTTAATGCCCTCACCGTCGCTTTTTCCACTTTCGCTTTCTCTGCATCTATGCTTTGCATAACTTTTTCGATGCTATCGGTGACTTCGATGTTAATACGCATCTACACCCCTGACGCTTGAATTTTCCACAATACTCCTCCTAAGTGGTGCTACCTATGGCACATCTCTTCCTTATTACCTGCAATATTTCATCTGCTGATATTTGGATCAATGCAGCTATACACACCTTTTTTCTCAGTTGTAAAGTAGTAATCCCCAACTCCAAGATCAGTTACAGGCGTATGATACACATCTTCTGGAATGCTGACTATCTCTTCTATCATGCCTGAATTCTCATCTAATAGAAACATGATTCCCTTATTGCTcacaataaataattttccaTCTATCACCGGTCTAGCATAATATGTGTCTTTTAGTTTATCATTTAGCTCATCATTTACCACTAAGTTAGTACTCCAAATTATCTGACCATCAGGTATTGCAACTTTCATAACTTCATTCTTTGTGTTTACTACAAAAAATTCGTTACCATTTATATCATCGGGGTACAGCCATGGCATAATCCCACCACCACTGATATTTTTTGCTTCCATGGCCTTTAACCACAAAAGATCTCCTGATCCTATATCAATCGCAACAATGGTAGAATTGTTTGTAGCTATTAATGTGTTATTCTTTACTACTGGAGTAGTTGTGATATCTGCAAGCTGAGTGTCTAAAATATTTGTAGAAGGTAACTTATAAGACCACAACTTTTTCCCATCTTTGTCAAAAGCTACTAACTCTCCATTTGAAAATGGAACTATTAGCTTATCGTGTATAACCACAGGAGATatgtaatttatttgattaCTACCATTAGACATATGATAGAACCAGCTTGTATTACCATTCTCTATGTTCAGCATGTATAAATAGTTATCTACAGTCAAAATTGCTATTCTATCATTAAAAATTGTAGGGTTTCCTTTCACCAAAGACTTTAACTCCTTTTTCCACATAACTGCGTCTTCATTTATTTCATATTGTGTATTATCTCTATTTATTGCATATAGCACATTATCTATTGCTAAGTAAATTTCTCTACAATATTCACTGCAAGTAGCACTCATTCTACCAATTGTTTTATGACTACCAGATAAATCTACATCCTTCCAGTACCACCCTGTGTTGTACAATACCCCATCACCACCAATAATTAGCTCATAACTTTCGTGTATAGGAATTGGTTGTATATAACCTTGAGAAAACTCTCTACTTGGATTATTCCACGGGTGACacctatatttattttttatttctaagcTAGGCTCTACCCCATCTTTTGCAATAACACAACTTGTGCTCAATAagaaagcaataaaaaaaatggctaGTTTCATAAAACTTTTCTAGAAAGATCACTTTATATACACATTAAAGATACGATATATTGAACAATTTCACTATCGTTAGTTTTGATTTTAACACTAAAAACCATTTTACATTCTCACTGCATGTATTTTCCATACCATTCCAGAATTATCTCTAAGTGGCGGTGAGTGTACTTTGTATCTACGGTCACCAATAATAAAGATATCTCCTACTACTGGCTGCAATATATCAAAGACACTCACCTCCAAAATCAACATCTCCCCTACAAATTGTCCTTCACCAATCTCGTATAATTTATCTGGCtgttgttttaatatttgcaCCATATATGACTTATCCTTTGACTCATACAACGCTTGCTCTCCTAGATGTGCAAAACAATCTGCAAATAATCTTTTAATATCtctaaacataattttttagTTGCTTTTTATTCTTTAGTTGATATAATGCTTCCTGTTCGGGGTATTAAAAACAATCTGTTTACCTCACCTGTTATGCAGCAAGTTTTACAAGTATACCTGGGCGGTGGCACATTGGTAGAGGGTTTGATTGGGTATGAAGGTCAGTCCCTCTATCAAATCTTCTTGGCTCTTGTTTTGCATACAATGGCTGACCAAGGGTATTCACCGTCTCATTAAAGTCCGCTGGCGCAAAGTAAGTAGTAAATGTGCTTGCTGTACCAAGTGGAAAACAGTGTCCTGTGTCTTTTTCTATAAACCTTCTCACATTTCCTTCAGGGTCGGTTGCTTGCCCTCTGTACTCCTCAAATGTTATTCCACAGAACGTAAATCCTGACCTCATGTCGTTCCTCAGCGCTGCCCCTTCTTGCCATCTCTCATATGCTTCTTTTACTTTGGCATGAGAAGTTAGTGCATCAAAAAACTCTGGGCTTACCAAGGCATGAATTCCGGTCATATATTCACCACTTAAGTTGTCCTCAACATGCCTCAATACTTCCAGACACTTACGCTTTACATCGGTGGTTGCTATTCCCAGTGCAAAATTTACTACTTTTGGCGTAATTTCAAATTCGTTGTAAAGGTTTAATAACTCACTGCCATCAGCATCCAGAATAATCCCTTTGAGCGCCCCCATTCGCAAATGTTCTAACGTTATCGCGTGCTTGTTTCTCATCAATTCTAGATGATCTGTTACCACGTTAGCCAATGCTTTCAGTTCATTCTCTGACCCAAATGCCCTTATTCCTTGCACTTCCTCAGGTAACACTACGTCATCATGGGGAATATGTGGTATCGTAAATGTtcttatttttcgttttccgcGTTTTCCCACTGTTGCTGGTGCTCCGGGAACTTGCGTTGGTAATAAACTCAATACTCCGTTTTGCTCTTCTATTGTAATATGTCGAAATCTTACCGATCTActtggaaataaatttaagcttTCTGTTCGACCATAATTTATCGGCAATATGTTTATTGCTTTAGTTAATTCCGTCATACTAAATGCTGGATTTGTAAATGGATTTTGCATGTTTTTCCCCTTTAGTGTTTTAAGTTGGTTTTGCTCTTCAGTTGAGCAGTTTTAAACTCCCTTACGAATGATGATGCCCCGTGCTTCAAGTTGCTTTATTGCTGCAGCTTTTTGCTCCTCAGTGATATTTGTTGGCCATACAACCACATGATCGGCTAGCATTGCTATACGAGTAATGATTACTGCTTTGGTGGTTTCCGTTGCATTTACATCACTTGTTATTACACCTATTGCTGTTTGCGTGCCGTCTGTAGCTGTTGGATTTAAGGACTTAATTAGACCGTCTTTAGTATCACACCCAACAACTGTACCAAGTTTTAGATTTTGCCCTTTTGCTACTGTTATTTGGTCTCTTGAATATAGATTTGATGCCTCATACTTTAATAGGTCACCTAAATTATTTCCTTCTGTTATACTTGTCATTTTTTCCCTCCTATATTTGTTACTCAAAAAAAGCTGTGTAAGTTTTTCTGAAATTTCGatgttaaattaaaataagtcTTCTAATGTGATCACATTATTGATTATATCTTTCAAGTACTGATTTTCAGTTGCTCCGTTCGCAGCAATAAGTAcccaaaatatttgtttctttGACCtagttttttctttataaattgcctctttttttcttaattgtTCTATATATTCTTTTGTTATCGTATAAGGCTTATCACTGTATTTTATTTCACAAAGTGTCGTACATCCATCCTCTCGATCAAACACCAAGTCTATCTGAGCACCACTTTCTTTACTGTTTTTCCCTGAGTGATATTGCCAATCTCCACATATAAACCCCATATGCtctatatttaattttcttctAATCGTATTGGCATGTTTAAAACACACTGCTTCAAATGCTTGTCCTGTCCATGTTAGCCAAGCTggtttttttattgctaactCCCAATAATGAACATCTCTTGTTATTGCCTTTTTCATTACTTCTCTGAATGGTTCAATCCACGTTAGATAAAATAACACATATTCGTCCATTACCCTGTAATATGCTCCTCTTGTTGCTTTATTCAGTGGTAAAAAATCTCCTATAAATCCCGCTTCTTCTAAACTCCTTAGTTTTGTGGTTAAGTACCCTCCTTCAGtgatttttgttgcttttatcAGTTCTTTTCTGCTGATtccttttggcttttttgcAATCGTGcgaataatatttatatatgtctCTGGTTCTTCATACAAAGAGTGGAATAGCATATCAAATTCATCAAATAACAAACCTTCCTTCTGAAAGCAGATCTCATTAATATTTTGTGTCGCTGACAATCCTTTACTTATTTCTTTTAGGTAATGTGGTATTCCTCCCATTGCCATATAGATCTGTAATATCTGCTGATGGTTAAGATTGACTCctaaatatcttaaatacttTTTAGTTTCACGTAAGTTAAAAGGCTGTAATCCTATTCTTGCAGTAATACGATTATGTAATCCtcctttattatatattaaattttctaaCATCCAAGAAGCTGCTGAACCACAAACAACCAATATAAGTTTTTTCCGGTATGTCCAATATACATTCCAAAAGTGTTCTAGTGCTACTAAGAATCCAGATTTTCTTGCAGCAAGCCATGGCAACTCATCAAAAAATATCACAACTTGTTTATCTCTGTATATATCAATCGAAAGAGTTAATTGATGTAACGCATCCATCCAGTTTTTAGGTACAGCCATTCTTATGCCATTGTAAAAAGCTCTAGACAATGATTCTACGAAGATCTCAAGCTGCGCCTTTAATTTACCTTTGTTAAGGCCTGTCTGCTCAAATAGGACTACATCTCGCTTgctaaaaaattgttttattaagtATGTTTTTCCTACACGACGTCGACCATACACTGCGATAAACTCGGCTGATTGGGAAAGAAGCTTATTTTCTAGAATCGCTGTTTCTTTTTCTCTACCAATTATTGGTTCACTCATACAATTTACCGCGGCGTATGTTAGCATTATATACCGCGGTTATAAGATGatcaactttattttaccGCGGCGTATGTTAGCATTATATACCGTGGTTAAGAGTAGGCTACCATCAAATGCCCGATTTTGCTCGACTTTTCGCTACCTGCATCATCAAGTCTTCCGGTGTACTTTGCGGTATTGTACTCAAAATCTCTGTCTTCTTTGTTCTCTCTGCTAGTATCGACATTAATATTTCTTGGGCTTGTTTTGCATTTACATCCTGCTCAATAAATTCTCCTATCTTTTCTGGCATCTTTGATAAATTACATAATCGTATTACCTCTAATACTTCCTTGCGGCACCTCTCATAACCTATTCGTTTTGATTCTTCCATTAACTCATCAGCATCGATGGTGTGGCCCTTATAGTTAAATTCAGCTTTACTCATATTGTTTCTCCTATCTATAAATTCAGAATATGTTATTACTTCATCAGCAAGTCCAATCTCTATTGCTTTCTCACCAAAATATAGCCCTGCTTCCGTTGATTTGATTGTTTCCGTGGAAAGATTCCTATTTCTTGCTACAAGCTCGACAAACATCTCATACAGGCGGCCTACTTCCTCTTGTAAGCTTTCCAGACTTTCAGACGTTATTGGCTCATGCGGGTTTAAATCGTTTTTTCGACTTCCAGCAAAAACAGTTGTATATTTTATCCCTTGCTTTTCATCAAATCCACTTTGATCAATGTGACTTGCTATTACTCCTATGCTTCCAACTCCTGAAGTTCTCGTTACCAATACTTTTTCAGCACTTGACGCTATTGCATACGCCGCAGAATACGCATCATCATTTGCTATTGCTACGATCTTTTTTAATCCCCTTGCTTCGTAAATAAAGTCAGAAAGATCGAATAAACTGTTTACTTCTCCTCCGGGGCTGTCTATGTCCAAAATTATTGTTTCTACTTCTTCATCTATTAAAGCTTCTTCTATCTCTTCACGTATCTTCTCATACGATGTCATCCCCAACACATCATCAAAAGCCTCTGACTTCTTCGTCAAGATTCCATGTATTGGTATTACTTTTATTCCCCTTTCACTATTTCTTACTgcatgttttatatttttaaacgttGGATGCTTCTCTGCATGTAATGACAATAAATCAAAGCTTCTTTGCTCTATCATCATCGGTTTATTGAGCCAGCTCACTTATATTATTTCCGTATTAGAATCAAAACTACTGACGTCCGAGTCAAAACTTAAACCCAATTCACTAGCACGCCTTTGATCTTCAGCAATTTCTTGGTCGATTTCTTCTATATCGTAACCTAGCTCTGATACTACTTCTGACCTGCTTTTAAACCCATTCCTTACCGCCATTTGCTGTGCTTGCTGGTCTTTTAGCGGATCTACGTAAGCACACCCTTGCGGTATCCATTTTACCTCTTTTGCTGTTTCTTTTGCCCAATTTTCACCTATGTCCAGTTCTCCAGATAGTATTGCTAATTCTAGCCACCTATCCCATACTGGACGGCAAAGCTGAAATACTACCACGTTATGCTGTAACATCGCGCACTTCCTACGAAACTCTATTAACCCAGCTCTTATTGATGAATAATTGACACCACTTAGATCTCCTGTTAGCTGCTCGTAAGTTATCCCTGTGCCTACTGCTATTGCCCTAAGCTGCTGTTTCATGAATGCTTCATAACTTCCCCCAACGTCTGATGGTTCCGAGAACTTAATATCTTCTCCGGGATCAAGTAATTGCATAGTCCCAGGTTCTAAGCCAGACAGCACTACTCCATGTTCATTACTCTCTCCTTCTCCCATGATGTTCGCTTCAGGATCAAGTCTGGTAATAAATCCCGCAAACATCGCTGCTGTCTTCTTTCTTACCAGCTCCGCATCATCGTATTGATCAAGTTCATAGAGCTTTAACAGTACACTGGACAACCATGGTACTCCTCGAATCTGCCCAGGTCTTAGTGGTCTATAGATATGTAAAACATCATTTGCTGGTACTCTCACTGACTCTCCAAATGATCCTTCACCCGGATGTTCTCTAAATAGGTAGTATGCTTCCCTCTGCCCAAGTCTATTGAACTCAATGCCGTTTCTAATTACATTACCGTTGGCAAGGGTTTGATTGCTCTTATTATCTAAATGCTCTGATTCAAGTACTTGCAGTTGCAACGGCACACAAAGTCCATCTTCTCGTTTTCTTGTTCGGAGTCTTACAAAACATTCTCCTCCTTCTATCATGCTTCTACATACTAGAGTTTGTAATCCATAAAAATCACTTACTCCGCTACTGTCTGCTTCATCTGTCCATCTCAGCCATAATTCTTGCACTTTTTTCCGAAATTCTGCATCTTTCGCCTTTGACTGCGGTTTTATTCCTGTCCCAACGCAATTACTCACTATCGTATCGATGATGTTTGCTGCATAGGAGTTCTTTCTTACCATGTCACGTGATCGACTTCTTAAAGTTTCAAGACTATGCGAGAGTAAGCTATTTATACTTCCTGTCTCTGGTTGAAAGTGCAATAATCTCCTTCCTGAGCCTGACGCATCCCATGCTGaactttttggttttgttggtTTCCGAAATAATTGTTTGAATGATTTCAATAACATCATGATATCCAAAAATCTTTTAATTCTTCTAATGTTCCGTTGAATTTGTTCCTATCGCATGGTCCTATGCCTTCTACTGAATTTGGTTTAGGACCTGTTTTACCATCGGTATACTGCCATAAAGTCCATTTTTTCCATCCTATTGGTAATGTTGGCTCTGCTCCCCATTTTGATAACCATAGTGGGCATTCAGTTAAAATCGGCGTTGCAAAATCTTTCAGAAAATAAGGACTGCCATAAATTAATGGTAAACGTCCCGTTACTACATAAACTCGATTAACAAAGTCTTCAGCTTGTTTTGCTGTTATGCTTTTTCCACCTTTGTTTTCCTCAATGTCGAGGGCTAGCAATACATCCGAACTATCACCTATTGTTTCGAGAAAATGATCAGCTTGGTCTTTGCCGTTTTCTCCTACTCCAAAATGGTATGCTCCCCAGAGAATTTCTTCTTCCTCAGCGGTTTTTCTCCTTTTTGCATATTCAGGATCTACGTACTCTACCCCCTGGGTGGCTTTGTGAATTACGCCTAATATCCCATCTTCTTTTGCTAATTTAAAATCTATGTTCCTATCCCAATGCGAGAGGTCTACTATTGCATTTATAAACTTTCCTGATGCCATATTACCTGTAGCTATAATATACTTTAAATGCTCTAAAAAGTCCGGATACTCATTTTCCACCATATAACTTCTCATATAACTCCTTTACTAGTTGCAATAACAATCTTTCTCTTCGGCTTCACACCTGCGACTTTCAATTCAGATTTAATGCGTTGTCTTAAGCTCAAGAGGTCATTTATCTGCACTTCTCCGTACCTAACCACGTGATCGCCATATGCAATCGACACTACGCGTTTCCCGCTCTGTAGCTTCTTTATCGCTTCTTCTACTTGTGCTAAGTATTCTTCACTGTACATTTTTCTCGCTTAGCCACTTGCTCTTTCTCACTCTTTTTGACTTTTTAGCCTTTTCACCTGCTAAACTCTCCCATTTACTCTCTGGCCATCTATCTATTCCCAG is a genomic window containing:
- the LOC123257906 gene encoding lysozyme M1-like, whose protein sequence is INAIVDLSHWDRNIDFKLAKEDGILGVIHKATQGVEYVDPEYAKRRKTAEEEEILWGAYHFGVGENGKDQADHFLETIGDSSDVLLALDIEENKGGKSITAKQAEDFVNRVYVVTGRLPLIYGSPYFLKDFATPILTECPLWLSKWGAEPTLPIGWKKWTLWQYTDGKTGPKPNSVEGIGPCDRNKFNGTLEEL